A window of Cyclopterus lumpus isolate fCycLum1 chromosome 14, fCycLum1.pri, whole genome shotgun sequence contains these coding sequences:
- the gabrr3a gene encoding gamma-aminobutyric acid receptor subunit rho-3a, producing the protein MRVALLAFRLMCLAWLWPVSSHYPNKRRHKEQYGENTKQKHGGRVDLKMKKLDSTKSLLIKSEQLLRIEDHDFAMRPGFGGSAIPVGIDVQVESIDSISEVNMDFTMTLYLRHYWQDDRLAFPSSSNKSRTFDARLVKKIWVPDVFFVHSKRSFIHDTTMENIMLRVFPDGNILYSVRITVTALCSMDFSSFPLDTQSCSLELESYAYNENDLMLYWKNGNDSLRTDEIVLSQFFIEDFQPSFGLAFYSSTGWYNRLYINFILRRHIFFFMLQTYFPTMLMVMLSWVSFWIDRRAVPARVSLGITTVLTMSTIITGVSASMPQVSYVKAVDIYLWASFLFVFLSVIEYAAVNYFTTVEEMKKLKRAKIPNSFDATQAMAFDGCFHDNDIDLTPFPDVSSTPNTERNTQSRNSTVSGPTEGTRLRSKHPVKQHLSFIMSNSYMIDSYSRVIFPLAYLLFNIIYWSLYA; encoded by the exons ATGAGAGTAGCCCTCCTGGCCTTTAGACTGATGTGCCTGGCCTGGCTGTGGCCTGTCAGCAGCCACTATCcaaacaagaggagacacaaggaGCAGTACGGAGAGAACACCAAACAAAAGCACGGAGG GCGAGTGGATCTTAAGATGAAAAAGCTGGACAGCACCAAGTCTCTGCTAATTAAATCTGAGCAGCTGCTTCGGATTGAAGACCATGACTTTGCAATGCGGCCTGGATTTGGAG GTTCGGCTATTCCTGTCGGCATCGACGTCCAGGTGGAGAGCATTGACAGCATATCTGAAGTAAACATG GACTTCACCATGACTTTGTACCTGAGGCATTACTGGCAGGACGATCGCCTGGCCTTCCCCTCCAGCAGCAACAAGAGTCGTACCTTTGATGCACGTCTCGTGAAAAAAATTTGGGTTCCAGACGTGTTCTTTGTCCACTCGAAGCGTTCTTTTATCCATGACACGACCATGGAGAATATCATGCTGAGGGTTTTTCCTGACGGCAATATCCTCTACAGTgtcag GATCACTGTGACGGCACTTTGCTCAATGGACTTCAGTAGTTTCCCTCTGGACACACAGAGTTGCTCTCTGGAGCTAGAGAGCT ATGCTTACAATGAGAACGACCTAATGCTCTACTGGAAGAACGGGAACGATTCATTAAGGACTGACGAGATCGTGCTCTCTCAGTTTTTTATTGAAGACTTCCAGCCTTCCTTTGGGCTTGCCTTCTACAGCAGTACTG GTTGGTACAATCGGCTCTACATTAACTTCATTCTCAGGAGGcatatcttcttcttcatgcttCAGACGTACTTCCCCACCATGCTGATGGTGATGCTGTCCTGGGTGTCTTTTTGGATAGACAGGAGGGCCGTACCTGCCCGTGTCTCTCTGG GCATCACCACGGTTCTGACCATGTCCACCATCATCACTGGTGTCTCAGCCTCTATGCCACAGGTGTCTTACGTCAAAGCTGTAGACATCTACCTGTGGGCAAGCTTCTTgtttgtcttcctgtctgtcatcGAGTACGCTGCTGTCAACTATTTCACTACagtggaggagatgaagaagctcaagagggcaaag atccCCAACTCCTTCGATGCCACCCAGGCTATGGCGTTCGATGGCTGTTTCCATGACAATGACATCGACCTGACTCCTTTCCCTGATGTCTCCAGCACCCCgaacacagagaggaacaccCAGTCTCGAAACTCTACTGTCTCCGGACCAACAGAAGGCACCCGGCTACGCAGCAAGCACCCTGTGAAGCAACACCTCAGCTTCATTATGAGCAACAGCTACATGATAGACTCCTACTCCAGAGTCATATTTCCCCTGGCTTACCTGCTCTTCAACATCATTTACTGGAGTTTGTATGCATAG
- the LOC117743144 gene encoding adhesion G-protein coupled receptor G2 isoform X1, whose product MFQENDDEIMKASSISSDGSSPRHMFASFVRAKKPGSHVKHLHWLHTLLMVFLLAAQASSNETSLAFSPNTETSVHYFVDVTVNTNEQKNESQIRDWLREVFENELQSCVLPIDELSTTTTSPQTSSASTSNETTLMTTATTTLQSFNTTTAMATTTLQSTALKPPTTTTPATTVLKPPTTTTPATTVLNHPTTTTPATTVLKPPTTTTPATTVLNHPTTTTPATTVLNHPTTTTPATTVLKPPTTTTPATTVLNHPTTTTPATTVLNHPTTTTPATTVLNHPTTTTSRITKRPSGNPNQFNNVRVAREIRISSTNNTTGLFTGIDISCNNKTAIRTTRCSVELQLKQRVSSCCILQTLCLASGASSDIRVVGKTADVTNPLQCNSTIQEMNSCTFNGIVDSSCEASGGAFMFRNNSAYCDKENNTCSCSAYCDGTDAYYTFTFSTQGSQINESDIMSLISKLKQHKHCSSSPDVSCPPSIIASEFKDAKMECESTEKKCMAILIFVREVPICNVSAAVVDVFQSEKEISFNGQVTRAAICGNSIVSDSPLKNNFTLFEVNIRPASFCASKEEFHNLTCPNGTNVVVKLDEQCVVNPQPNNTTSSESKANDLLKQTGDVSQLNSSQVAELVSQLENLLSGPNVSMALGNTSVHIVSNLLGASAEVLSDSSHRIIGIVDTVGLKLVLGGEAETLLSPAVALSVKPADGSNFQETFFSISDPNNVQVRGDPRLGRSLRADSTTPQGSIRLPQSLTQDMTGEQQQLATRVQFNFYQESTVYQDRSLGIKKLNSGILGASVSNLSITELQDNVIIHLRNSEPVPANFVATCVYWDFTLNNKSGGWNPKGCFVRNSTDNETVCSCNHLTSFAILLDLAREIVISRKQATILTFITYIGCGLSAIFLSITILTYLAFGKLRKDIPSKILIQLCLALLLLNLVFLVDAWLALHPEAVGLCISTAWFLHYFLLVTFTWMGLEAVHMYQALVKVFNSHISRYMLKLSLVGWGVPMIVVIIVIAVDKDNYGLVSYGRFSDGSSDDFCWLANDIAFYVAVVAYFCVVFIFNIAMFIVVLVQLCRLKRQNPHNMQHRTTLQDVRSVAGIMILLGLTWGFAFFAWGPLNLPFMYLFAIFNSLQGFFIFMFYCAAKENVRTQWRTYLCCGRMRLAENSEWSRTATQKNAKRSSESRLTSSNSTQSNNSSSSFLASDSPEQINGIGNPIEDRTTTADENPSMDVVLNEINIQYRNQQAP is encoded by the exons ATGTTTCAAGAAAACGACGACGAAATCATGAAAGCTTCCAGCATTTCTTCAGACGGATCTTCACCTCGGCACATGTTCGCCTCCTTTGTCAG AGCGAAGAAGCCAGGCTCACATGTCAAACATCTCCACTGGTTGCATACACTTCTGATGGTCTTCCTATTGGCAG CACAGGCTTCCAGTAATGAGACCTCGCTTGCTTTCTCCCCAAATACAGAGACTTCAG TACACTACTTTGTTGATGTCACTGTGAATACCAATGAACAGAAGAACGAATCACAAATCAGGGACTGG CTTAGGGAGGTGTTCGAAaatgagctgcagagctgcGTATTACCAATCGATGAACTAAGTACCACAACTACCTCTCCACAAACTTCATCTGCAAGTACTTCAAACGAGACAACGCTCATGACGACAGCGACAACAACATTGCAAAGCTTTAACACAACTACAGCTATGGCAACTACAACATTACAGAGCACAGCGTTAAAACCCCCCACCACAACTACACCTGCAACAACGGTGTTAAAACCCCCCACCACAACTACACCTGCAACAACGGTGTTAAACCACCCCACCACAACTACACCTGCAACAACGGTGTTAAAACCCCCCACCACAACTACACCTGCAACAACGGTGTTAAACCACCCCACCACAACTACACCTGCAACAACGGTGTTAAATCACCCCACCACAACTACACCTGCAACAACGGTGTTAAAACCCCCCACCACAACTACACCTGCAACAACGGTGTTAAACCACCCCACCACAACTACACCTGCAACAACGGTGTTAAACCACCCCACCACAACTACACCTGCAACAACGGTGTTAAACCACCCCACCACAACTACTTCTAGGATTACCAAGAGACCTTCAGGGAATCCGAATCAGTTCAATAATGTGCGCGTAGCTCGTGAAATTCGGATATCCAG TACAAACAACACAACTGGCCTATTTACA ggaaTTGACATTTCATGCAACAACAAGACGGCAATAAG AACAACCCGCTGTtctgtggagctgcagctgaagcAGAGGGTCTCTTCCTGTTGTATCCTTCAGACACTCTGTCTAGCCAGTGGAGCATCTTCTGACATCCGTGTGGTGGGGAAAACAGCAGATGTAACGA ATCCACTACAGTGCAATAGCACTATACAAGAGATGAACAGTTGCACGTTTAATGGAATAGTTGACTCATCATG CGAAGCGTCCGGAGGTGCATTTATGTTTCGGAACAACTCAGCTTACTGTG ATAAAGAGAACAACACATGCAGCTGCTCTGCTTATTGCGATGGAACTG ATGCATACTACACCTTTACATTTTCAACACAAGGTTCCCAGATAAACGAGTCCGACATAATGTCCTTG ATTTCTAAActaaaacaacataaacactgtTCTTCAAGTCCAGA TGTTTCATGTCCGCCGTCCATCATTGCATCTGAATTCAAG GATGCCAAAATGGAATGTGAATCCACAGAAAAAAA ATGCATGGCGATTTTAATCTTTGTCCGTGAGGTTCCTATCTGTAACGTGTCGGCAGCCGTGGTTGATGTGTTTCAGTCTGAGAAGGAAATCAGTTTTAATGGTCAAGTGACTCGAGCAG CAATTTGTGGAAATTCAATAGTTAGCGACAGTCCACTAAAAAACAACTTCACGCTGTTTGAGGTTAATATAAGGCCTGCTTCCTTTTGTGCGTCAAAAGAAGAATTTCACAACCTCACTTG tCCAAATGGAACAAATGTGGTTGTAAAGCTGGATGAGCAGTGTGTTGTCAACCCACAACCAAACAACACCACTTCTTCTGAGAGCAAAGCCAACGACCTGCTAAAGCAGACCGGAGACGTGTCCCAGCTGAACTCCAGCCAGGTGGCTGAGCTGGTGTCTCAGCTGGAGAATCTTTTGTCGGGCCCGAACGTCAGCATGGCTCTGGGGAACACCTCGGTCCACATCGTCAGCAATCTGCTGGGTGCCTCTGCTGAGGTGCTGTCTGACTCCTCCCACAG GATTATAGGGATTGTTGATACTGTAGGGTTGAAGCTGGTTCTTGGTGGAGAGGCTGAGACCCTCTTGTCCCCAGCTGTGGCTCTGTCTGTGAaaccagcagatggcagcaaCTTTCAGGAAACGTTTTTCTCCATCTCAGACCCCAATAATGTACAG GTCCGTGGGGATCCCAGGCTGGGCAGGAGCCTGAGAGCAGACTCCACCACCCCTCAGGGCTCCATCAGGCTGCCCCAATCTCTCACACAGGACATGACTGGCGAGCAACAGCAGCTGGCCACCAGAGTCCAGTTCAATTTCTACCAGGAGAGCACCGTGTACCAG GACAGATCTTTGGGAATAAAGAAACTCAATAGTGGGATCCTTGGAGCGAGTGTGtccaacctgtcaatcacagaacTGCAGGACAATGTTATAATTCACCTGAGGAACTCGGAGCCCGTTCCA GCTAATTTTGTGGCTACATGTGTTTACTGGGACTTTACATTAAATA ACAAATCAGGTGGTTGGAATCCAAAAGGCTGTTTTGTCCGAAACAGCACAGATAATGAGACAGTTTGCAGCTGCAACCATTTAACCAGCTTTGCCATACTGCTG GACCTCGCCAGAGAGATTGTAATTAGTCGTAAACAGGCCACCATCCTTACCTTTATCACATATATTGGCTGTGGACTGTCTGCCATCTTCCTGTCTATCACCATCCTCACCTACTTGGCTTTTGG AAAGTTGCGGAAGGACATTCCATCCAAAATCTTAATCCAGCTGTGcctggctctgctgctgctgaacttGGTCTTCCTGGTGGATGCATGGCTGGCGCTCCACCCAGAGGCAGTGGGCCTCTGCATCTCCACTGCCTGGTTCCTTCACTACTTCCTGCTGGTTACCTTCACCTGGATGGGACTTGAGGCTGTCCACATGTACCAGGCCCTTGTGAAAGTCTTCAATAGCCACATATCACGCTACATGCTGAAGTTGTCGCTGGTCGGCTGGGGTGTCCCGATGATTGTGGTCATTATTGTCATTGCCGTTGACAAGGACAACTACGGTCTCGTCTCCTACGGAAGGTTTTCCGATGGCTCTAGTGATGACTT CTGCTGGCTGGCAAATGACATTGCTTTCTATGTAGCAGTGGTGGCCTATTTCTGCgtagtttttattttcaacattgCCATGTTCATTGTGGTGTTAGTGCAACTGTGTCGGTTGAAGAGGCAGAACCCTCACAATATGCAGCACCGCACTACGTTGCAGGATGTGCGCAGTGTGGCGGGGATAATGATTCTCCTGGGCCTCACTTGGGGCTTTGCCTTTTTTGCCTGGGGCCCCCTTAACCTGCCATTCATGTACCTCTTTGCCATCTTTAACTCCTTGCAAG gtttcttcatcTTTATGTTCTACTGTGcggcaaaagaaaatgtgaggaCGCAGTGGAGGACCTACCTTTGCTGTGGCAGAATGAGACTAGCAGAGAACTCAG AATGGAGTCGCACTGCAACACAGAAGAATGCAAAGAGGTCATCAGAATCCAGACTTACTTCCTCAAACTCCACCCAGTCCAACAACTCATCCTCGTCTTTCCTCGCCAGTGACTCCCCAGAGCAGATTAATGGCATTG GTAACCCAATTGAAGACAGAACAACCACAGCAGATGAAAACCCGAGTATGGATGTGGTCCTCAACGAGATCAACATCCAGTACAGAAACCAACAAGCGCCCTGA
- the LOC117743144 gene encoding adhesion G-protein coupled receptor G2 isoform X2 translates to MYTGTCSAQASSNETSLAFSPNTETSVHYFVDVTVNTNEQKNESQIRDWLREVFENELQSCVLPIDELSTTTTSPQTSSASTSNETTLMTTATTTLQSFNTTTAMATTTLQSTALKPPTTTTPATTVLKPPTTTTPATTVLNHPTTTTPATTVLKPPTTTTPATTVLNHPTTTTPATTVLNHPTTTTPATTVLKPPTTTTPATTVLNHPTTTTPATTVLNHPTTTTPATTVLNHPTTTTSRITKRPSGNPNQFNNVRVAREIRISSTNNTTGLFTGIDISCNNKTAIRTTRCSVELQLKQRVSSCCILQTLCLASGASSDIRVVGKTADVTNPLQCNSTIQEMNSCTFNGIVDSSCEASGGAFMFRNNSAYCDKENNTCSCSAYCDGTDAYYTFTFSTQGSQINESDIMSLISKLKQHKHCSSSPDVSCPPSIIASEFKDAKMECESTEKKCMAILIFVREVPICNVSAAVVDVFQSEKEISFNGQVTRAAICGNSIVSDSPLKNNFTLFEVNIRPASFCASKEEFHNLTCPNGTNVVVKLDEQCVVNPQPNNTTSSESKANDLLKQTGDVSQLNSSQVAELVSQLENLLSGPNVSMALGNTSVHIVSNLLGASAEVLSDSSHRIIGIVDTVGLKLVLGGEAETLLSPAVALSVKPADGSNFQETFFSISDPNNVQVRGDPRLGRSLRADSTTPQGSIRLPQSLTQDMTGEQQQLATRVQFNFYQESTVYQDRSLGIKKLNSGILGASVSNLSITELQDNVIIHLRNSEPVPANFVATCVYWDFTLNNKSGGWNPKGCFVRNSTDNETVCSCNHLTSFAILLDLAREIVISRKQATILTFITYIGCGLSAIFLSITILTYLAFGKLRKDIPSKILIQLCLALLLLNLVFLVDAWLALHPEAVGLCISTAWFLHYFLLVTFTWMGLEAVHMYQALVKVFNSHISRYMLKLSLVGWGVPMIVVIIVIAVDKDNYGLVSYGRFSDGSSDDFCWLANDIAFYVAVVAYFCVVFIFNIAMFIVVLVQLCRLKRQNPHNMQHRTTLQDVRSVAGIMILLGLTWGFAFFAWGPLNLPFMYLFAIFNSLQGFFIFMFYCAAKENVRTQWRTYLCCGRMRLAENSEWSRTATQKNAKRSSESRLTSSNSTQSNNSSSSFLASDSPEQINGIGNPIEDRTTTADENPSMDVVLNEINIQYRNQQAP, encoded by the exons ATGTATACTGGAACCTGCTCTG CACAGGCTTCCAGTAATGAGACCTCGCTTGCTTTCTCCCCAAATACAGAGACTTCAG TACACTACTTTGTTGATGTCACTGTGAATACCAATGAACAGAAGAACGAATCACAAATCAGGGACTGG CTTAGGGAGGTGTTCGAAaatgagctgcagagctgcGTATTACCAATCGATGAACTAAGTACCACAACTACCTCTCCACAAACTTCATCTGCAAGTACTTCAAACGAGACAACGCTCATGACGACAGCGACAACAACATTGCAAAGCTTTAACACAACTACAGCTATGGCAACTACAACATTACAGAGCACAGCGTTAAAACCCCCCACCACAACTACACCTGCAACAACGGTGTTAAAACCCCCCACCACAACTACACCTGCAACAACGGTGTTAAACCACCCCACCACAACTACACCTGCAACAACGGTGTTAAAACCCCCCACCACAACTACACCTGCAACAACGGTGTTAAACCACCCCACCACAACTACACCTGCAACAACGGTGTTAAATCACCCCACCACAACTACACCTGCAACAACGGTGTTAAAACCCCCCACCACAACTACACCTGCAACAACGGTGTTAAACCACCCCACCACAACTACACCTGCAACAACGGTGTTAAACCACCCCACCACAACTACACCTGCAACAACGGTGTTAAACCACCCCACCACAACTACTTCTAGGATTACCAAGAGACCTTCAGGGAATCCGAATCAGTTCAATAATGTGCGCGTAGCTCGTGAAATTCGGATATCCAG TACAAACAACACAACTGGCCTATTTACA ggaaTTGACATTTCATGCAACAACAAGACGGCAATAAG AACAACCCGCTGTtctgtggagctgcagctgaagcAGAGGGTCTCTTCCTGTTGTATCCTTCAGACACTCTGTCTAGCCAGTGGAGCATCTTCTGACATCCGTGTGGTGGGGAAAACAGCAGATGTAACGA ATCCACTACAGTGCAATAGCACTATACAAGAGATGAACAGTTGCACGTTTAATGGAATAGTTGACTCATCATG CGAAGCGTCCGGAGGTGCATTTATGTTTCGGAACAACTCAGCTTACTGTG ATAAAGAGAACAACACATGCAGCTGCTCTGCTTATTGCGATGGAACTG ATGCATACTACACCTTTACATTTTCAACACAAGGTTCCCAGATAAACGAGTCCGACATAATGTCCTTG ATTTCTAAActaaaacaacataaacactgtTCTTCAAGTCCAGA TGTTTCATGTCCGCCGTCCATCATTGCATCTGAATTCAAG GATGCCAAAATGGAATGTGAATCCACAGAAAAAAA ATGCATGGCGATTTTAATCTTTGTCCGTGAGGTTCCTATCTGTAACGTGTCGGCAGCCGTGGTTGATGTGTTTCAGTCTGAGAAGGAAATCAGTTTTAATGGTCAAGTGACTCGAGCAG CAATTTGTGGAAATTCAATAGTTAGCGACAGTCCACTAAAAAACAACTTCACGCTGTTTGAGGTTAATATAAGGCCTGCTTCCTTTTGTGCGTCAAAAGAAGAATTTCACAACCTCACTTG tCCAAATGGAACAAATGTGGTTGTAAAGCTGGATGAGCAGTGTGTTGTCAACCCACAACCAAACAACACCACTTCTTCTGAGAGCAAAGCCAACGACCTGCTAAAGCAGACCGGAGACGTGTCCCAGCTGAACTCCAGCCAGGTGGCTGAGCTGGTGTCTCAGCTGGAGAATCTTTTGTCGGGCCCGAACGTCAGCATGGCTCTGGGGAACACCTCGGTCCACATCGTCAGCAATCTGCTGGGTGCCTCTGCTGAGGTGCTGTCTGACTCCTCCCACAG GATTATAGGGATTGTTGATACTGTAGGGTTGAAGCTGGTTCTTGGTGGAGAGGCTGAGACCCTCTTGTCCCCAGCTGTGGCTCTGTCTGTGAaaccagcagatggcagcaaCTTTCAGGAAACGTTTTTCTCCATCTCAGACCCCAATAATGTACAG GTCCGTGGGGATCCCAGGCTGGGCAGGAGCCTGAGAGCAGACTCCACCACCCCTCAGGGCTCCATCAGGCTGCCCCAATCTCTCACACAGGACATGACTGGCGAGCAACAGCAGCTGGCCACCAGAGTCCAGTTCAATTTCTACCAGGAGAGCACCGTGTACCAG GACAGATCTTTGGGAATAAAGAAACTCAATAGTGGGATCCTTGGAGCGAGTGTGtccaacctgtcaatcacagaacTGCAGGACAATGTTATAATTCACCTGAGGAACTCGGAGCCCGTTCCA GCTAATTTTGTGGCTACATGTGTTTACTGGGACTTTACATTAAATA ACAAATCAGGTGGTTGGAATCCAAAAGGCTGTTTTGTCCGAAACAGCACAGATAATGAGACAGTTTGCAGCTGCAACCATTTAACCAGCTTTGCCATACTGCTG GACCTCGCCAGAGAGATTGTAATTAGTCGTAAACAGGCCACCATCCTTACCTTTATCACATATATTGGCTGTGGACTGTCTGCCATCTTCCTGTCTATCACCATCCTCACCTACTTGGCTTTTGG AAAGTTGCGGAAGGACATTCCATCCAAAATCTTAATCCAGCTGTGcctggctctgctgctgctgaacttGGTCTTCCTGGTGGATGCATGGCTGGCGCTCCACCCAGAGGCAGTGGGCCTCTGCATCTCCACTGCCTGGTTCCTTCACTACTTCCTGCTGGTTACCTTCACCTGGATGGGACTTGAGGCTGTCCACATGTACCAGGCCCTTGTGAAAGTCTTCAATAGCCACATATCACGCTACATGCTGAAGTTGTCGCTGGTCGGCTGGGGTGTCCCGATGATTGTGGTCATTATTGTCATTGCCGTTGACAAGGACAACTACGGTCTCGTCTCCTACGGAAGGTTTTCCGATGGCTCTAGTGATGACTT CTGCTGGCTGGCAAATGACATTGCTTTCTATGTAGCAGTGGTGGCCTATTTCTGCgtagtttttattttcaacattgCCATGTTCATTGTGGTGTTAGTGCAACTGTGTCGGTTGAAGAGGCAGAACCCTCACAATATGCAGCACCGCACTACGTTGCAGGATGTGCGCAGTGTGGCGGGGATAATGATTCTCCTGGGCCTCACTTGGGGCTTTGCCTTTTTTGCCTGGGGCCCCCTTAACCTGCCATTCATGTACCTCTTTGCCATCTTTAACTCCTTGCAAG gtttcttcatcTTTATGTTCTACTGTGcggcaaaagaaaatgtgaggaCGCAGTGGAGGACCTACCTTTGCTGTGGCAGAATGAGACTAGCAGAGAACTCAG AATGGAGTCGCACTGCAACACAGAAGAATGCAAAGAGGTCATCAGAATCCAGACTTACTTCCTCAAACTCCACCCAGTCCAACAACTCATCCTCGTCTTTCCTCGCCAGTGACTCCCCAGAGCAGATTAATGGCATTG GTAACCCAATTGAAGACAGAACAACCACAGCAGATGAAAACCCGAGTATGGATGTGGTCCTCAACGAGATCAACATCCAGTACAGAAACCAACAAGCGCCCTGA